The proteins below are encoded in one region of Pelagibacterium flavum:
- a CDS encoding YbaB/EbfC family nucleoid-associated protein — protein MKDLMGMMKKAQEFQQRAQEMQAEAAAHVVEGTAGAGMVTVTMTAKGDLQGVKFDPSLLKPEEAEILEDLIVAAHADARRKGEEFLQKKMGEMTEGLPIPPGMKFPF, from the coding sequence ATGAAAGATCTTATGGGCATGATGAAGAAGGCCCAGGAATTCCAGCAGCGGGCCCAGGAGATGCAGGCCGAGGCAGCCGCCCATGTGGTTGAAGGAACGGCCGGGGCCGGCATGGTCACGGTGACCATGACCGCCAAAGGCGATCTGCAGGGCGTCAAGTTCGATCCTTCGCTGCTCAAGCCTGAAGAGGCTGAAATCCTTGAAGACCTTATTGTTGCCGCTCACGCCGATGCGCGCCGCAAGGGCGAGGAATTCCTGCAGAAAAAAATGGGTGAAATGACCGAGGGTCTTCCGATCCCGCCGGGCATGAAGTTCCCGTTCTAG
- a CDS encoding DNA polymerase III subunit gamma/tau: MVTPQTPATPYQVLARKYRPSSFESLVGQDAMVKTLGNAFATGRIHHAFILTGVRGVGKTTTARILARAFNYADETGPHATLDLSREGVHCAEIIAGTHVDVMEMDAASNTGIDSIREINAMTRTPPMSAPYKVFIIDEVHMLSTSAFNGLLKTLEEPPPYVKFIFATTEIRKVPVTILSRCMRFDLRRISPEVMTGYLSGLLEKEAIPVEPEALSMIVRAGEGSARDCLSLTDQAIAHGGGQISVQSVRDMLGLADRARIIDLFEKLMGGDIAGALDDTRALYDSGADPTTIITDLAELTHLVTRIKIVPSAAEDPVLTPDERSRGAELAQKLGLRILTRTWQILSKGLAEIAQSGNGLQSAEMVLIRLAYAADLPSPDELIEKLTSQPGDSGPVPSAPAPNGGGGNHARAFAPSAAPDPSPQSAPRTEARAVPQSYEQIVALAGEKRDIAVKHALESDIKPVSFEVGRIEVALTPSANPSIVPMLSARLKEWTGRPWLVTISTKEIAAPTLREARRAAEDNARNAALEDPLVKAVMETFPGARLVNIKSRPDLTNELETAAQDFEAPIEPEEDE; the protein is encoded by the coding sequence ATGGTGACCCCCCAGACCCCAGCAACGCCCTATCAGGTTCTGGCCCGGAAGTACCGGCCATCGAGCTTTGAGAGCCTTGTGGGGCAGGACGCGATGGTCAAGACGCTGGGCAATGCATTTGCGACCGGCCGTATCCACCACGCCTTCATCCTGACCGGCGTGCGCGGCGTGGGTAAAACCACCACCGCCAGAATTCTTGCCCGCGCCTTCAACTACGCCGATGAAACCGGGCCGCATGCAACGCTCGATCTGTCCAGAGAAGGGGTTCATTGCGCCGAGATTATCGCCGGCACCCATGTCGATGTCATGGAAATGGATGCCGCATCCAATACCGGCATTGATTCCATTCGCGAAATCAACGCAATGACTCGCACCCCGCCGATGAGCGCACCCTATAAGGTGTTCATCATCGACGAAGTGCACATGCTTTCGACATCGGCGTTCAACGGGCTTTTAAAGACACTCGAAGAACCGCCACCTTATGTGAAGTTCATCTTCGCAACGACGGAGATCCGCAAGGTCCCGGTGACCATCCTGTCGCGCTGCATGCGTTTTGACCTGCGGCGGATTTCGCCCGAGGTGATGACGGGGTATCTCTCAGGACTGCTCGAGAAAGAGGCCATACCGGTCGAACCCGAGGCCCTCTCGATGATCGTGCGCGCCGGGGAAGGCTCCGCGCGTGACTGCCTTTCGCTGACCGACCAGGCCATCGCTCACGGTGGCGGGCAGATCAGCGTGCAGTCGGTACGCGACATGTTGGGGCTCGCGGATCGGGCGCGGATCATCGATCTCTTTGAGAAACTGATGGGCGGCGACATCGCTGGCGCACTCGACGACACGCGCGCGCTTTATGATTCGGGCGCTGATCCGACGACGATTATCACTGATCTGGCCGAGTTGACCCATCTGGTAACGCGCATCAAGATCGTGCCGTCGGCCGCCGAAGATCCGGTGCTGACACCTGACGAACGCAGCCGCGGGGCCGAACTGGCCCAAAAGCTCGGTCTTCGCATCCTGACCAGAACCTGGCAGATCCTGTCGAAAGGACTCGCCGAGATCGCCCAGTCGGGCAACGGTCTGCAATCGGCGGAAATGGTGCTGATCCGTCTTGCCTATGCTGCTGATCTGCCCAGCCCTGACGAACTGATCGAAAAGCTGACAAGCCAACCGGGCGATTCCGGCCCGGTGCCGTCTGCTCCGGCCCCCAATGGTGGTGGTGGAAATCATGCGCGCGCCTTTGCGCCGTCCGCAGCACCCGACCCGTCACCGCAATCGGCGCCGCGCACCGAAGCGCGTGCTGTCCCGCAATCCTATGAGCAGATCGTCGCCCTGGCTGGCGAAAAGCGTGATATCGCTGTCAAGCATGCTCTAGAATCCGATATCAAGCCGGTGTCCTTTGAAGTTGGGCGCATCGAGGTGGCGCTGACGCCTTCTGCCAACCCTTCCATCGTGCCTATGCTGTCGGCGAGGCTCAAGGAATGGACGGGGCGCCCTTGGCTCGTCACCATCTCGACCAAGGAGATCGCGGCACCCACTTTGCGTGAGGCGCGGCGAGCGGCCGAAGATAATGCCCGAAACGCGGCACTCGAAGACCCGTTGGTCAAAGCCGTGATGGAGACCTTCCCCGGCGCCAGGCTGGTGAACATCAAGTCGCGTCCTGATCTGACCAACGAGCTGGAAACGGCAGCGCAGGATTTTGAAGCTCCCATCGAGCCGGAGGAAGACGAATGA
- a CDS encoding prephenate dehydratase: MSRKIAFQGELGAFSHATAVELFPDDQPAPCVTFEQTIAAVQTGEADYAVVPVENSLYGRITDIHHILPESGLYIIGEHYLPVRMNLLGVRGATLSDIEAVQSLSVALGQCRKFIAKHKLRTINSVDTAGSAREVAEKGDRSIAAIASRFAAETYGLDVIAENIEDAAHNTTRFLIMARNPISPKPNGTKIKTTFVFRVRNVPAALYKAMGGFATNGVNMTKLESYMVGGSFTATQFYADIEGHPDDHNVKLALEELGFFSDHFKLLGIYPVADSAP, from the coding sequence ATGTCACGCAAGATCGCCTTTCAGGGAGAATTGGGAGCTTTCAGTCACGCCACGGCTGTAGAGCTCTTTCCGGACGACCAGCCGGCCCCCTGCGTGACGTTCGAGCAAACCATCGCCGCCGTGCAAACGGGAGAGGCCGATTACGCCGTCGTGCCGGTCGAAAATTCCCTTTATGGCCGCATCACCGATATTCACCACATTCTGCCCGAAAGTGGTCTTTATATCATCGGCGAACATTACCTTCCCGTTCGCATGAACCTGTTGGGGGTACGTGGCGCGACACTGTCGGACATTGAGGCCGTACAGTCGCTCTCGGTCGCTCTGGGTCAGTGCCGCAAGTTCATTGCCAAACACAAACTGCGCACCATCAATTCGGTCGATACCGCTGGATCGGCCCGCGAAGTCGCCGAAAAGGGTGATCGGTCGATCGCTGCCATCGCCTCGCGCTTTGCCGCCGAAACCTATGGGCTCGATGTCATTGCCGAAAACATCGAGGATGCTGCCCATAATACGACCCGCTTTTTGATTATGGCGCGTAACCCCATATCGCCCAAGCCGAACGGGACGAAAATCAAAACCACCTTTGTCTTCCGCGTTCGCAACGTTCCCGCAGCGCTTTACAAGGCTATGGGCGGATTCGCGACCAATGGTGTCAACATGACCAAGCTCGAGAGCTATATGGTCGGCGGCTCGTTCACGGCGACCCAGTTCTATGCCGATATCGAGGGACATCCCGACGACCACAACGTCAAGCTGGCGCTTGAGGAACTGGGGTTTTTCTCCGACCATTTCAAACTGCTCGGAATCTATCCGGTAGCCGACTCCGCGCCGTGA
- a CDS encoding c-type cytochrome, which yields MNSFELNKIFGAILGTLVFVMGVSFIADEVYAPIEGRGASYDLPEPAAEGEGGGEEAPEVPSIAARMQTASAEEGASLITRCQSCHDYSPSNENRTGPGIYGVVGHPIASHEGFAYSDALATLGANGEIWDYEHLDAFLESPRNYAPGTKMSFAGLSNPEDRANLIAFLRENSDDPFPLPEAPAEEEAAPAEGGEGEGGDEAPVEDELTAALAAVTPEDGEALIVRCQACHDYSAENANRVGPGIYNVVGAEIAQHEDYSYSDALASLGAEGETWTPENLSAFLESPADFAPGTRMSFPGLANVEDRAALIVFLNSISDNPIELTGGAAPAKQPVVEEVQELNLEESAEGDDPVVIDADEPEAAPETPAN from the coding sequence ATGAATTCATTTGAACTCAACAAGATTTTTGGTGCGATTCTGGGCACCTTGGTCTTTGTGATGGGTGTCAGCTTCATCGCTGACGAGGTTTACGCTCCGATCGAGGGACGTGGCGCGAGCTATGACCTTCCAGAGCCCGCTGCCGAAGGCGAAGGCGGCGGCGAAGAAGCACCGGAAGTGCCCTCGATTGCTGCCCGCATGCAAACAGCTTCTGCCGAAGAAGGCGCAAGCCTGATTACCCGGTGCCAGTCGTGTCACGATTATTCTCCGTCGAACGAGAACCGCACGGGACCCGGCATCTACGGGGTGGTCGGCCACCCCATCGCCAGCCATGAGGGCTTTGCCTATTCGGATGCGCTGGCAACGCTTGGGGCCAATGGCGAAATCTGGGACTACGAACATCTCGACGCCTTTCTGGAAAGCCCGCGCAATTACGCGCCGGGCACCAAGATGAGCTTTGCCGGCCTGTCCAACCCTGAAGATCGCGCCAATCTTATCGCATTCCTGCGCGAAAATTCGGACGATCCCTTCCCGCTTCCCGAGGCTCCTGCCGAGGAAGAAGCTGCACCCGCCGAGGGCGGCGAGGGCGAGGGCGGCGATGAGGCGCCGGTTGAAGACGAACTGACCGCTGCATTGGCGGCCGTGACACCTGAGGACGGCGAGGCATTGATCGTTCGCTGCCAGGCCTGCCACGACTATTCGGCTGAAAACGCCAACCGCGTCGGACCGGGCATCTACAATGTCGTCGGGGCGGAAATCGCCCAGCACGAGGACTATTCCTATTCGGACGCACTGGCGTCGCTGGGTGCCGAGGGCGAGACATGGACGCCGGAAAATCTCAGCGCATTCCTTGAAAGCCCGGCCGATTTTGCGCCTGGCACGCGGATGAGCTTTCCGGGACTGGCCAATGTCGAAGATCGCGCCGCACTGATCGTGTTCCTCAATTCGATTTCGGACAATCCCATCGAGCTTACGGGTGGCGCCGCCCCCGCCAAGCAGCCGGTTGTCGAAGAGGTCCAGGAGCTCAATCTCGAGGAGTCCGCTGAAGGGGACGACCCGGTGGTGATCGACGCGGACGAGCCAGAGGCCGCGCCCGAAACGCCGGCCAACTGA
- a CDS encoding 2-hydroxyacid dehydrogenase codes for MALLLHLTGIDEAGWAKGFREAMPHYRVVTRGEEFDPAEIEYIFVWKPAPDAFEGLDNLKAILSLGAGVDALLEHPSLPDVPVIRFVDDELTHCMSDYVISQVTMHQRLFTRYAAHQKAKVWSQLYPPASHEIAVGIMGLGVLGTDAAEKLKAIGFAVNGWSRSAKSIEGVEGFAGDARFADFLAATDILVCLLPLTEETRGILNMQTFKALRRGRLVGGPVLINAARGGHQKEADIVAALKDGTLGAASLDVFEVEPLPRTSPLWEIETCFVTPHIAAISNEHSGVRYFSQIIADHQAGKPLRNVVDRGRGY; via the coding sequence ATGGCTCTGTTGTTGCATTTAACCGGCATCGATGAGGCGGGTTGGGCGAAAGGGTTCCGCGAGGCAATGCCCCACTATCGCGTTGTCACGCGTGGTGAGGAATTCGATCCGGCAGAAATTGAATACATCTTTGTCTGGAAGCCGGCGCCCGACGCATTCGAGGGCCTGGACAATCTCAAAGCCATCCTGTCGCTGGGTGCGGGTGTCGATGCTCTGCTTGAGCACCCCTCGCTTCCTGACGTTCCTGTCATTCGCTTTGTCGACGACGAACTCACCCATTGCATGAGCGACTATGTCATCTCACAGGTCACTATGCATCAAAGGCTGTTCACGCGATACGCGGCCCATCAGAAGGCCAAAGTCTGGAGCCAGCTTTATCCCCCGGCAAGCCACGAAATCGCAGTGGGAATCATGGGCCTGGGCGTGCTTGGGACAGACGCGGCCGAAAAGCTCAAGGCCATCGGTTTTGCCGTCAATGGCTGGAGCCGCTCTGCCAAGTCGATTGAGGGTGTGGAAGGCTTTGCCGGAGACGCACGATTCGCGGACTTCCTTGCGGCCACCGACATACTGGTTTGCCTTTTGCCGCTGACCGAGGAAACGCGGGGCATTTTGAATATGCAAACCTTCAAGGCGCTGCGCAGGGGCCGACTGGTGGGCGGACCGGTGCTGATCAACGCAGCCCGTGGCGGACACCAGAAGGAAGCCGATATCGTTGCCGCACTTAAAGACGGCACGCTCGGCGCGGCCAGTCTCGACGTGTTCGAAGTCGAGCCCCTGCCCCGCACCAGTCCACTGTGGGAGATCGAAACCTGTTTCGTCACACCCCACATCGCGGCGATATCCAACGAGCACAGCGGGGTCCGCTATTTCTCGCAGATTATTGCCGATCATCAGGCCGGCAAGCCTTTACGCAACGTTGTCGACCGGGGACGGGGCTACTGA
- a CDS encoding leucyl aminopeptidase family protein, producing MPKTTPIICVAENGIDAANISAAQKAWARNNDFSGQSGKLLALPDVDGNIEAHLFGLGPDANRSALILGLAASALPAGLYRLEGSFGDPTLAALGFRLGAYGFDRYSKSKERPVLELPEGAEAQEIENLVNSVFIARDLVNIPANDLGPDAFEVWIADFAKAHGAAINVVRGDDLLEQNFPMIHAVGRASDQAPRLVDFSWGDQAHPKLTLVGKGVTFDTGGLNIKPGSSMALMKKDMGGAANVLGLANAIMAAGLKVRLRVLIPVVENSIAGNAFRPGDVLPSRKGLTVEIGNADAEGRLILADALALADEEDPDLVIDMATLTGAARVALGPDLPPVYARDEAFAKTLVEHGMAVDDPLWPMPLWNGYDKLLSSKIADVNHISTGGLAGSITAALFLNRFVKPETEWMHFDIFAWAPEARPGRPYGGTDQGIRALFGVLKTRYGQ from the coding sequence ATGCCCAAGACCACACCGATCATCTGCGTAGCTGAGAACGGCATTGACGCCGCCAACATAAGCGCGGCGCAGAAGGCCTGGGCAAGGAACAATGACTTTTCAGGCCAATCGGGCAAGCTCCTTGCCCTGCCTGATGTGGACGGCAACATCGAGGCTCATCTTTTCGGCCTCGGGCCGGATGCCAACCGCTCAGCCCTGATCCTGGGCCTGGCTGCTTCAGCGTTGCCCGCAGGTCTATACCGGCTGGAAGGCAGCTTTGGCGATCCCACACTGGCTGCCTTGGGTTTCCGGTTGGGCGCGTATGGATTCGACCGGTATTCGAAGTCCAAGGAGCGCCCCGTCCTCGAACTGCCCGAGGGCGCCGAAGCGCAAGAAATTGAAAACCTTGTAAATTCGGTATTCATCGCCCGCGATCTGGTCAACATTCCGGCCAATGATCTGGGCCCGGACGCGTTTGAGGTCTGGATCGCCGATTTTGCCAAAGCGCATGGCGCTGCGATCAATGTCGTCCGCGGCGATGATCTGCTGGAGCAGAATTTTCCCATGATCCATGCTGTTGGTCGCGCCAGCGATCAGGCGCCACGTCTGGTGGACTTTTCCTGGGGCGACCAGGCTCACCCCAAGCTGACCCTTGTTGGCAAAGGCGTAACCTTCGATACGGGAGGGCTCAACATCAAGCCCGGCAGTTCCATGGCGCTGATGAAAAAGGACATGGGCGGAGCGGCCAATGTGCTTGGGCTGGCTAACGCCATAATGGCCGCCGGCCTCAAGGTGCGATTGCGCGTCCTGATCCCGGTCGTTGAAAATTCGATTGCCGGCAATGCATTCCGACCGGGGGACGTTCTGCCCTCCCGCAAGGGTCTGACAGTCGAGATCGGCAATGCCGACGCGGAAGGGCGGCTGATCCTCGCCGATGCCCTCGCTTTGGCCGACGAGGAAGATCCGGACCTTGTCATCGACATGGCGACTCTGACCGGTGCCGCCCGCGTGGCGCTCGGTCCGGACCTGCCGCCTGTCTATGCCCGAGATGAAGCCTTCGCGAAAACGCTCGTCGAGCACGGCATGGCGGTCGACGATCCGCTTTGGCCCATGCCGCTCTGGAACGGCTATGACAAGCTGCTGTCTTCAAAGATCGCCGACGTCAATCACATCTCGACCGGCGGGCTGGCGGGATCGATCACCGCCGCACTTTTTCTCAACCGGTTCGTCAAACCCGAGACCGAGTGGATGCATTTCGACATCTTCGCGTGGGCACCCGAGGCCCGGCCGGGTCGTCCATATGGCGGCACCGATCAGGGCATTCGGGCACTCTTTGGCGTGCTCAAAACCCGCTACGGTCAGTAG
- a CDS encoding tetratricopeptide repeat protein yields the protein MGRIGLVLLAGVATIALAGCATNRTGALNADYANLSGPQIQASVADLSQRYAQDPRNRVLGIHYAAALRAAGQTEPAVTVLENLISVHQGDAELGLAYAKALSAAGRFEQALRVVDNAMNPVTPDWDALSVRGAILDQMGRPVEARQAYTQALLLAPQEARLYANLGLSYAMTGELVQAEANLRQAASMPGANSKVRQNLALVLGLQGQFEAARAIYAAELPPEQVQANMDYIRALLTQQDRWQAIRNDTPA from the coding sequence ATGGGCAGAATTGGTTTGGTGTTGCTGGCGGGCGTCGCCACCATCGCTCTGGCCGGATGCGCCACCAATCGCACCGGTGCACTGAATGCTGATTACGCCAATCTTTCCGGCCCGCAAATCCAGGCAAGCGTTGCCGACCTGTCCCAGCGCTACGCCCAGGACCCGCGCAACAGGGTACTCGGCATCCACTATGCCGCCGCCCTGCGGGCCGCCGGCCAAACCGAACCCGCCGTTACCGTGCTCGAAAATCTCATTTCGGTCCATCAAGGAGACGCCGAATTGGGCTTGGCCTATGCCAAGGCACTCTCGGCAGCCGGCCGGTTCGAACAAGCGCTCCGGGTGGTCGATAACGCCATGAACCCCGTAACACCGGATTGGGATGCGCTTTCGGTGCGCGGCGCCATTCTCGATCAGATGGGACGCCCGGTCGAAGCTCGGCAGGCTTACACCCAAGCCCTGCTATTGGCACCCCAGGAAGCGCGGCTCTATGCCAACTTAGGGCTTTCCTACGCCATGACAGGTGAGCTCGTGCAGGCAGAGGCCAATTTGCGGCAGGCGGCCTCAATGCCCGGTGCCAATTCAAAGGTGCGCCAGAACCTGGCCCTCGTCCTCGGCCTGCAGGGTCAGTTCGAGGCAGCTCGCGCGATTTACGCTGCAGAACTCCCGCCCGAGCAGGTCCAGGCCAACATGGACTATATTCGCGCGCTTCTGACCCAGCAGGACCGCTGGCAGGCCATCCGCAACGACACGCCTGCCTGA
- a CDS encoding type II secretion system F family protein, with protein MSLADQIVNPDFLIAVFAAISAAAIVFTFGSQIFERVERKDRMKKVAIEREQMRAREMARLRNQAEGKEGGRGNIRGADARTYMKSTVERFSLQKAFVDENTMDRLAQAGLRGQGELTKHLFVRFVAPFLFFALGALYLIFITPGGRPLFLNLVYALGVGLIGAYIPVLMLRNKIQKRQRSIKKAWPDALDLILLCVESGMSIEHAIKRVAKEVGLQSVELAEEMTLTTAELSFLEDRTRAYDNLARRTGLDGVRSVMTALIQAERYGTSVGQALRVMAEEGREARMMEAEKKAAALPPKMTVPLIVFFLPVLFIIIMAPAIITVTSL; from the coding sequence GTGAGCCTCGCTGACCAGATAGTCAATCCCGATTTCCTTATCGCAGTTTTCGCGGCGATTTCGGCTGCAGCCATCGTCTTTACATTCGGCTCACAGATATTCGAGCGCGTCGAGCGCAAGGACCGCATGAAGAAGGTGGCCATAGAGCGCGAGCAGATGAGGGCGCGTGAAATGGCCCGTTTGCGCAATCAGGCCGAAGGCAAGGAAGGCGGGCGGGGCAACATTCGTGGTGCCGATGCGCGCACCTATATGAAGTCCACCGTCGAGCGCTTCTCGCTCCAAAAGGCATTTGTGGACGAAAACACGATGGACCGCCTCGCTCAGGCCGGCCTGCGCGGCCAGGGCGAGCTGACAAAACATCTGTTCGTGCGCTTCGTTGCGCCCTTCCTCTTTTTTGCGCTCGGAGCTCTCTATCTCATCTTCATTACACCAGGTGGCCGCCCGCTCTTTCTCAATCTGGTTTATGCCTTGGGCGTGGGGCTGATCGGCGCATACATCCCCGTTCTGATGCTGCGCAACAAGATCCAGAAACGCCAGCGCTCGATCAAGAAGGCGTGGCCCGACGCGCTTGATCTCATCCTGCTCTGCGTTGAATCGGGCATGTCCATCGAGCACGCGATCAAGCGGGTCGCCAAAGAGGTCGGGCTGCAAAGTGTCGAACTCGCCGAAGAAATGACCCTGACAACAGCAGAGTTGTCCTTTCTCGAAGACCGGACCCGCGCCTATGACAATCTTGCCCGACGCACCGGGCTCGATGGTGTACGTTCGGTGATGACAGCGCTCATCCAGGCCGAACGCTACGGTACCTCGGTTGGTCAGGCCCTGCGCGTCATGGCCGAAGAAGGGCGTGAAGCGCGCATGATGGAAGCTGAAAAAAAGGCGGCGGCGCTACCACCCAAGATGACCGTCCCGCTGATCGTCTTCTTTCTGCCGGTACTCTTCATAATCATCATGGCACCGGCCATCATCACAGTGACCTCGCTCTGA
- a CDS encoding type II secretion system F family protein: MSPLILAILVVVCVGALGIAFVPALAGSSRADKRMKALQADVQVRRQTVTADKTRETRRRTVQDALKQQSDALNARRAKTTLKHRIFQAGIKTSVKVWIRNSIILGIGMFVVLIVVQVPLLYAAVFAMASAYVLPNVYLGWRRKRYQSAYLDELPNAVEAIVRGVRAGMPLNDSIRLVAREVKQPVRSEFMRVLDQQSVGKSMAEAVPVLFDRVPLSEVNFFIVVITVQQQSGGNLSEALSNLAIVLRNRKKMKGKVKAMSSEAKASAMIIGALPVFVIGAVSVISPGYLAPLVTTSVGNICLGVAAGMMMTGVFVMNRMIQFDY; this comes from the coding sequence ATGAGCCCACTCATTCTCGCCATCCTCGTCGTGGTCTGCGTTGGAGCATTGGGTATCGCCTTCGTGCCGGCGCTGGCTGGTTCGAGCCGAGCCGACAAGCGAATGAAAGCGCTTCAGGCCGATGTGCAGGTGCGTCGGCAGACTGTCACCGCGGACAAGACCAGAGAGACGCGCCGCCGCACGGTTCAGGATGCGCTCAAGCAGCAATCGGACGCTCTCAACGCGCGCCGCGCCAAGACCACCTTGAAGCACCGGATATTTCAGGCGGGGATCAAGACCTCGGTAAAGGTCTGGATTCGCAACTCCATCATTCTGGGCATCGGCATGTTTGTCGTTCTGATCGTGGTGCAGGTCCCACTGCTCTATGCTGCAGTCTTTGCCATGGCCAGTGCCTATGTCTTGCCCAATGTCTATCTGGGCTGGCGGCGCAAGAGATACCAGAGCGCCTATCTCGACGAATTGCCCAACGCCGTTGAGGCTATCGTACGCGGTGTCAGGGCGGGCATGCCGCTCAACGACTCCATTCGGCTCGTTGCCAGGGAAGTCAAACAGCCGGTGCGATCGGAATTCATGCGCGTTCTCGACCAGCAATCGGTGGGCAAAAGCATGGCTGAAGCCGTCCCTGTGCTTTTTGATCGCGTCCCTTTGTCCGAAGTCAACTTTTTCATCGTTGTCATCACCGTCCAGCAGCAATCGGGCGGCAATCTTTCCGAAGCGTTGTCAAACCTTGCCATCGTTCTGCGCAACCGCAAGAAAATGAAAGGCAAGGTCAAGGCCATGAGTTCGGAGGCCAAGGCTTCGGCGATGATTATCGGCGCCTTGCCTGTCTTCGTTATCGGTGCCGTGTCCGTTATCAGTCCCGGCTATCTGGCGCCGCTTGTCACCACCAGTGTGGGCAACATCTGCCTGGGCGTTGCCGCGGGCATGATGATGACGGGTGTGTTCGTCATGAACCGCATGATCCAGTTCGACTATTAG
- a CDS encoding ATPase, T2SS/T4P/T4SS family produces the protein MFGKRASFGGNTQPAPSRPAPLPEAPELEHARSQPSGATTEPPRTTRIEDSVDTVESTGRDKNYFQTKSSIFSALIDSIDLSQLAAMDQDSAREEIRDIVAEIIALKNFVMSISEQEDLLDDICNDVLGYGPLEPLLARDDIADIMINGSQRCYIEVNGRVKLTNVRFRDDAHLMNVCQRIVSQVGRRVDESSPICDARLPDGSRVNVIAPPLSIDGPTLTIRKFKKDKLTLPQLVKFGSISPEGAEVLRVLGRVRANVLISGGTGSGKTTLLNCLTAFIDKDERVITCEDSAELQLQQPHVVRLETRPPNLEGEGEVTMRELVRNCLRMRPERIIVGEVRGPEAFDLLQAMNTGHDGSMGTLHANSPREALSRLESMITMGGFALPSRTIREMIVSSIDVIVQAARLRDGSRRITHISEVLGMEGDVIVTQDVFLYDIMGEDANGALLGRHRSTGITKPQFTEKARYFNEEIALVEALERANVEQHELIR, from the coding sequence ATGTTCGGCAAGCGCGCGAGTTTCGGTGGCAACACCCAGCCGGCTCCAAGTCGCCCGGCGCCTCTTCCCGAGGCACCGGAGCTTGAGCATGCCCGCTCGCAGCCCTCAGGTGCCACAACCGAGCCCCCACGGACGACACGGATCGAAGATAGCGTTGATACCGTCGAATCCACGGGTCGTGACAAGAACTATTTCCAGACCAAATCCTCGATCTTCTCGGCCCTGATTGACTCGATCGATCTCTCGCAGCTCGCTGCCATGGATCAGGATTCCGCGCGCGAGGAAATTCGCGACATCGTCGCCGAAATCATCGCTCTCAAGAACTTCGTCATGTCGATTTCCGAGCAGGAAGATCTGCTCGACGACATCTGCAACGACGTTCTGGGCTATGGCCCGCTTGAGCCGCTTCTGGCCCGCGACGACATCGCCGATATCATGATCAATGGCTCTCAGCGTTGCTATATCGAAGTGAATGGACGGGTGAAGCTGACCAATGTGCGCTTCCGCGACGATGCGCACCTGATGAACGTTTGTCAGCGCATCGTGAGCCAGGTCGGTCGCCGTGTGGATGAATCCTCACCCATATGCGATGCGCGTTTGCCTGATGGCTCTCGTGTGAACGTCATCGCTCCGCCGCTTTCGATCGATGGCCCTACGCTGACCATTCGTAAGTTCAAAAAGGACAAGCTGACCTTGCCTCAATTGGTCAAGTTCGGCTCGATTTCCCCCGAGGGTGCCGAAGTCTTGCGCGTGTTGGGCCGCGTGCGGGCCAATGTCCTGATTTCCGGCGGTACCGGTTCTGGCAAAACCACATTGCTCAACTGTCTTACCGCCTTCATCGACAAAGACGAGCGTGTCATCACCTGCGAAGACTCCGCGGAGCTGCAGCTACAGCAGCCCCACGTCGTCAGGTTGGAAACCCGCCCGCCCAACCTTGAGGGCGAAGGCGAAGTCACCATGCGCGAACTGGTCAGGAACTGTCTTCGTATGCGTCCTGAGCGGATCATCGTCGGCGAAGTGCGTGGCCCCGAAGCGTTCGATCTTCTCCAAGCCATGAACACCGGCCACGACGGATCCATGGGCACGTTGCACGCCAACTCTCCGCGTGAGGCCCTTTCCCGTCTGGAATCGATGATCACCATGGGTGGGTTCGCGCTCCCCAGCCGCACCATTCGCGAAATGATCGTATCCTCGATCGACGTGATCGTTCAGGCGGCCCGCTTGCGTGACGGTTCGCGCCGTATCACCCATATTTCTGAAGTGCTCGGTATGGAAGGTGATGTCATCGTCACTCAGGACGTGTTCCTTTACGACATCATGGGAGAAGACGCCAACGGCGCCCTGCTTGGTCGTCATCGGTCCACCGGCATCACCAAGCCCCAGTTCACCGAGAAAGCCCGCTACTTCAACGAGGAAATTGCGCTCGTTGAGGCTCTCGAGCGCGCCAATGTCGAACAACATGAACTGATACGCTGA